One part of the Gemmatimonadaceae bacterium genome encodes these proteins:
- a CDS encoding heme exporter protein CcmB, which produces MAVRDDIRRIRAIVWKDITTELRSKAGFNSVAALGVTILVLFGLALGPDGPALKDAAAGALWLAVLFAGVLAFNRSYQVELDGGALEALLLYPGARWAIFAGKLIANLIFVTLMLVIVVPVGIVLFSVSVPSTWPSILGVMMLGVVGIVALGTFYSAMSSRSRAREVLLPLLLYPMLIPVLLASMSATKALLFGDVMQETGAWVQMLAAFDVIFLVATFVAFEYVIEV; this is translated from the coding sequence ATGGCCGTCCGCGACGACATCCGGCGCATCCGCGCGATCGTGTGGAAGGACATCACCACCGAGCTGCGCTCGAAGGCGGGCTTCAACTCCGTCGCCGCCCTCGGCGTCACCATCCTCGTGCTCTTCGGTCTCGCCCTCGGCCCCGACGGCCCGGCGCTGAAGGACGCGGCGGCCGGGGCGCTCTGGCTCGCCGTGCTGTTCGCCGGCGTGCTCGCGTTCAACCGCTCGTACCAGGTGGAACTCGATGGCGGCGCGCTCGAGGCGCTGCTCCTCTACCCGGGGGCGCGCTGGGCGATCTTTGCCGGCAAGCTGATCGCCAACCTGATCTTCGTGACGCTGATGCTGGTCATCGTCGTGCCGGTCGGGATCGTGCTGTTCTCGGTGTCCGTCCCGTCGACGTGGCCGTCGATCCTCGGCGTCATGATGCTGGGCGTCGTCGGCATCGTGGCGCTCGGCACGTTCTATTCCGCGATGTCGAGCCGCAGCCGGGCGCGCGAGGTCCTGCTTCCGCTGCTGCTCTACCCCATGCTGATTCCGGTGCTGCTCGCCTCCATGTCGGCCACCAAGGCCCTGCTGTTCGGCGACGTGATGCAGGAGACGGGGGCCTGGGTGCAAATGCTCGCGGCGTTCGATGTCATCTTCCTCGTGGCAACCTTCGTGGCCTTTGAATACGTGATCGAGGTCTGA
- a CDS encoding molybdopterin-dependent oxidoreductase, with amino-acid sequence MTIPVETTNGVKRRDFLKVLGVTGAATTMVGCSTDKVEKLIPYVTSPDHTVPGVSNYYASTCRECAAGCGILVETRDGRAIKIEGNPDHPVNRGALCARGQAALQGLYNPDRFRGPMLRQNGQLVPITWTQAMDALHKGVDTAMKSGKAKGAVFINQHEQGLLHTFLDEWLSLRGMPPHISYDAEAPFATIAANKAVYGVSWPKLDFGAAQLIVSFAADFLDGWGLPVPQQLDFAEARGKIDGAPRLIYIGPRRPLTGLNADQWIAAKPGTAGAIAKMLAGKMSAADAAASTDVPVKVLAALQKEVAAAKPSLIIAGGSGPHALDLNTEVANLNKALGNVGVTVKPAEAHGAWEGVVPPAVLNDVVAAMEAGEVPAFFVRGADPVYSTPAGVGFAAALKKVPFKVSFSSVPNETTALCDLILPDHHALESWGIAEPVQGTLSLQQPSMDPVFNTRSTADVLLASLKPAPCFACPENPAEDKRHAADVAKFPPDYRGVVAKHIGGNGRLQNALPKAVLAGSLPKRVAPVAKIMKPAIAGEQNGDFYLATYSNLLMGDGRGANKPWLQELPDPVTKICWQTVVEMHPETARKLGVASGDHVTVKTAAGSITAPAFLYIGVRPDTIAVMVGRGQQASGRYATNTGHNAWSLLPASNDQAGGYQLVGVRCTVSKAEGHSMIVTTEGSGRQHGRGIARAATLEELLKGAEHGEHAFPGQASTEFLPGLRAPVANDAQGELGDPKSGQLGEYDPKHPSGLAKRRWAMTIDLAKCTGCSACVTACYAENNIPTVGAEWQGPILYPDRKFPGANITRSREMAWLRLERYYEIDREYKDVAWNPEHHPEARVIPMMCQHCGNAPCEPVCPVYATYHSPDGLNVQVYNRCVGTRYCSNNCPYKVRYFNWFGYGEEDRAQYAFPEPLNWQLNPDVTVRGKGVMEKCSFCVQRIRDAETLAKVQKREINADEFTTACAQACPSRAIIFGDAADENWSVTKLIEDRRAYHVFEELNTFTAVVYLKKINHPAPAGATA; translated from the coding sequence ATGACGATCCCCGTGGAAACGACGAACGGCGTCAAGCGCCGCGATTTCCTGAAGGTTCTCGGCGTCACTGGCGCCGCGACGACCATGGTCGGCTGCAGCACCGACAAGGTCGAGAAGCTCATTCCGTACGTCACGTCACCCGATCACACGGTGCCGGGCGTCTCCAACTACTACGCCAGCACCTGCCGCGAATGCGCGGCGGGCTGCGGCATCCTCGTCGAGACGCGCGACGGCCGCGCGATCAAGATCGAGGGCAACCCCGATCATCCGGTGAACCGCGGGGCGCTCTGCGCCCGCGGCCAGGCGGCGCTGCAGGGGCTCTACAACCCCGACCGCTTCCGCGGTCCGATGCTGCGGCAGAATGGCCAGCTCGTGCCGATCACCTGGACCCAGGCGATGGACGCCCTGCACAAGGGCGTGGACACGGCGATGAAGAGCGGCAAGGCCAAGGGCGCCGTCTTCATCAACCAGCACGAGCAGGGGCTGCTCCACACCTTCCTCGACGAGTGGCTGTCGCTGCGCGGCATGCCGCCGCACATCAGCTATGACGCCGAGGCGCCGTTCGCGACCATTGCCGCCAACAAGGCGGTGTACGGCGTGTCGTGGCCGAAGCTCGACTTTGGCGCCGCCCAGTTGATCGTCTCGTTCGCGGCGGACTTCCTCGATGGCTGGGGACTTCCGGTGCCGCAGCAGCTCGACTTCGCCGAAGCGCGCGGCAAGATCGACGGGGCGCCGCGCCTCATCTACATCGGCCCGCGCCGCCCGCTCACCGGCCTCAACGCCGACCAGTGGATCGCGGCCAAGCCAGGCACGGCGGGCGCGATCGCCAAGATGCTCGCTGGCAAGATGTCGGCGGCCGACGCGGCCGCCAGCACCGACGTGCCGGTCAAGGTGCTCGCGGCGCTGCAGAAGGAAGTGGCCGCCGCCAAGCCGTCGCTGATCATCGCCGGCGGCTCGGGGCCGCACGCCCTCGACCTCAACACCGAGGTGGCCAACCTCAACAAGGCGCTCGGCAATGTCGGCGTCACGGTGAAGCCAGCCGAGGCGCACGGCGCGTGGGAAGGTGTGGTGCCGCCCGCCGTGCTCAACGATGTCGTGGCCGCCATGGAAGCCGGGGAAGTGCCCGCCTTCTTCGTGCGTGGCGCCGATCCGGTCTATAGCACGCCGGCCGGCGTGGGATTTGCCGCGGCGCTCAAGAAGGTGCCGTTCAAGGTCTCCTTCTCCTCCGTGCCGAACGAGACGACGGCGCTCTGCGACCTCATCCTCCCCGATCACCACGCGCTCGAGAGCTGGGGAATCGCGGAGCCGGTGCAGGGAACGCTGAGCCTGCAGCAGCCGAGCATGGATCCGGTCTTCAACACCCGGTCCACGGCAGATGTGCTGCTGGCGTCGCTGAAGCCCGCGCCGTGCTTCGCCTGCCCGGAGAATCCAGCCGAGGACAAGCGGCACGCCGCGGACGTCGCCAAGTTCCCGCCCGACTATCGCGGCGTCGTGGCCAAGCACATCGGCGGCAACGGCCGGCTGCAGAACGCGCTGCCGAAGGCCGTGCTCGCGGGCTCGCTTCCCAAGCGGGTCGCGCCGGTGGCGAAGATCATGAAGCCGGCCATCGCCGGCGAGCAGAACGGCGACTTCTACCTCGCGACCTACTCCAACCTGCTGATGGGCGACGGCCGCGGCGCCAACAAGCCGTGGCTGCAGGAGCTCCCCGACCCGGTCACGAAGATCTGCTGGCAGACCGTGGTCGAGATGCATCCCGAGACGGCGCGGAAACTGGGCGTCGCGAGCGGCGATCATGTCACGGTGAAGACGGCCGCCGGATCGATCACGGCGCCCGCCTTCCTTTATATCGGCGTTCGCCCCGACACCATCGCGGTGATGGTGGGACGCGGACAGCAGGCATCCGGTCGCTACGCGACCAACACGGGGCACAACGCGTGGAGCCTGCTCCCCGCCTCGAATGACCAGGCCGGCGGCTACCAGCTCGTCGGCGTGCGCTGCACGGTCTCGAAGGCCGAAGGGCACTCGATGATCGTCACCACCGAGGGTTCCGGCCGACAGCACGGGCGTGGCATCGCGCGCGCCGCGACGCTCGAGGAACTGCTGAAGGGCGCGGAGCACGGTGAGCACGCGTTCCCCGGGCAGGCCTCGACGGAGTTCCTGCCGGGCCTTCGCGCGCCGGTGGCCAATGATGCGCAGGGCGAACTCGGCGACCCGAAGTCGGGCCAGCTGGGCGAGTACGATCCGAAGCATCCGAGCGGCCTGGCCAAGCGCCGCTGGGCGATGACGATCGACCTCGCGAAGTGCACGGGGTGCTCGGCCTGCGTGACGGCCTGCTACGCCGAGAACAACATCCCGACGGTCGGCGCCGAGTGGCAGGGGCCGATCCTGTACCCGGACCGCAAGTTCCCGGGGGCCAACATCACGCGCTCGCGCGAGATGGCCTGGCTGCGCCTCGAGCGCTACTACGAGATCGACCGCGAGTACAAGGACGTGGCGTGGAACCCGGAGCATCATCCCGAGGCGCGCGTCATCCCGATGATGTGCCAGCACTGCGGCAACGCGCCGTGCGAGCCCGTCTGCCCGGTCTACGCGACCTACCACTCGCCGGACGGCCTGAACGTGCAGGTCTACAATCGCTGCGTGGGCACGCGCTACTGCTCGAACAACTGCCCGTACAAGGTCCGCTACTTCAACTGGTTCGGGTACGGCGAGGAGGATCGCGCGCAGTATGCGTTCCCGGAGCCGCTCAACTGGCAGCTCAATCCCGACGTGACGGTGCGCGGGAAGGGCGTCATGGAGAAGTGCTCGTTCTGCGTGCAGCGCATCCGCGACGCGGAGACGCTGGCCAAGGTGCAGAAGCGCGAGATCAACGCCGACGAGTTCACCACGGCATGCGCGCAGGCCTGCCCGTCGCGCGCCATCATCTTCGGCGACGCCGCGGATGAGAACTGGTCGGTCACCAAGCTCATCGAGGACCGCCGCGCGTATCACGTGTTCGAGGAACTGAACACGTTCACCGCGGTCGTCTACCTGAAGAAGATCAACCACCCGGCCCCGGCCGGGGCTACGGCGTAA
- a CDS encoding cytochrome c maturation protein CcmE produces the protein MTTKRTKWGALAAVGVLVIAFGWLIYGGLDSNVVYFLTPKELLAKGADGYDKPIRLGGQVKPGSVIWDEKALDLRFAVTDGTGEVVVHSKGAPPNMFKDGQGVVVEGRYGKDGVFKSTSLMVKHSNEYKAPTKGERPSEMYKSLMKSTGT, from the coding sequence ATGACGACGAAACGGACCAAGTGGGGCGCGCTGGCTGCGGTCGGCGTGCTCGTGATTGCCTTCGGCTGGCTGATCTACGGCGGCCTCGACAGCAACGTGGTGTACTTCCTCACCCCCAAGGAACTGCTGGCGAAGGGGGCGGATGGGTATGACAAGCCGATCCGGCTGGGCGGGCAGGTGAAACCCGGATCGGTCATCTGGGACGAGAAGGCGCTCGACCTGCGCTTTGCCGTCACGGACGGCACGGGCGAGGTGGTGGTGCACTCCAAGGGCGCGCCGCCGAACATGTTCAAGGACGGCCAGGGCGTGGTGGTGGAGGGACGCTACGGCAAGGACGGCGTCTTCAAGAGCACCAGCCTGATGGTGAAGCATTCCAATGAGTACAAGGCGCCGACGAAGGGCGAACGCCCGTCGGAGATGTACAAGTCCCTCATGAAGAGCACCGGGACATGA
- a CDS encoding cytochrome c, whose product MNAKSLLRRAALVALPLALGACGTGTWLGDFKQQPSVGPWQVFNPDSAETKGFRGNPAGSVSTNGTLMPAWVVSYGQLPSVIDSMSTLANPVAADTASVHRGRVYYQINCAPCHGVSGKGNGLATTLGMVPMPLVSDRAKNFTDGYIWGMIRNGRGLMPSYNRIEEMDRWDVVNYIRALQDKVPGIVADTTPAGLPGETGDKLPGFTQIGPNRNPAFVRPIVTAAPKSAEPAAQAKTEGHK is encoded by the coding sequence GTGAACGCTAAATCGCTTCTCCGTCGCGCGGCGCTGGTCGCGCTGCCGCTCGCGCTCGGCGCCTGCGGCACCGGCACGTGGCTCGGCGACTTCAAGCAGCAGCCGTCCGTGGGGCCGTGGCAGGTCTTCAACCCCGACTCGGCGGAGACCAAGGGCTTCCGCGGCAATCCGGCCGGCTCGGTGTCCACCAATGGCACGCTGATGCCCGCGTGGGTCGTGTCGTACGGGCAGTTGCCGAGCGTGATCGACTCCATGTCCACGCTGGCGAATCCCGTGGCGGCCGACACCGCGTCGGTGCACCGCGGCCGCGTCTACTACCAGATCAACTGCGCGCCGTGCCACGGCGTGTCGGGGAAGGGAAACGGGCTCGCGACCACGCTCGGCATGGTACCGATGCCGCTCGTCTCGGACCGCGCCAAGAATTTCACCGACGGCTACATCTGGGGCATGATCCGCAACGGTCGCGGCCTGATGCCGTCGTACAATCGCATTGAAGAGATGGACCGCTGGGACGTCGTGAACTACATCCGCGCGCTGCAGGACAAGGTGCCGGGGATCGTGGCCGACACGACGCCGGCCGGCCTGCCCGGGGAGACGGGTGACAAGCTGCCCGGCTTCACGCAGATCGGTCCCAACCGCAACCCGGCCTTCGTCCGCCCGATCGTGACGGCGGCACCGAAGTCCGCCGAGCCGGCGGCCCAGGCCAAGACGGAGGGCCACAAGTAA
- the ccsA gene encoding cytochrome c biogenesis protein CcsA — MSPATSGQFGPPKPTPASLGWVAILFFVFAQVYSVLTSPADAMMGHLQKMMYVHVPAAWVTFAAFAVVLMASVLYLWKDDERADLLAASSAEVGSLFCGLTLVLGMLWGRPTWGVWWSWDARLTSTLVLFLIFVGYLALRSFVEDPQRRGQWSAAVGILGAINVPIVWMSVRWWRTLHQIQSNPRGLSPEYLRGLLLNVAAFTLLVIWFIWRRYEAARYERAAEHAAQAAALGGNNG; from the coding sequence ATGTCCCCCGCAACGTCCGGTCAATTCGGTCCGCCGAAGCCGACCCCCGCCTCGCTCGGCTGGGTCGCCATCCTGTTCTTCGTCTTCGCGCAGGTCTACTCGGTCCTCACGTCCCCGGCGGACGCGATGATGGGCCACCTGCAGAAGATGATGTACGTGCACGTCCCCGCGGCCTGGGTCACCTTCGCCGCCTTCGCCGTCGTCCTCATGGCCTCGGTCCTGTACCTGTGGAAGGACGACGAGCGCGCCGACCTGCTGGCGGCCTCGTCCGCGGAGGTCGGCTCGCTGTTCTGCGGCCTCACGCTCGTGCTCGGCATGCTCTGGGGGCGGCCGACGTGGGGGGTCTGGTGGTCGTGGGACGCGCGACTGACCAGCACGCTCGTGCTCTTCCTCATTTTCGTGGGGTATCTGGCCCTGCGGTCATTCGTCGAGGATCCGCAGCGGCGTGGGCAGTGGAGCGCCGCCGTCGGGATCCTCGGTGCCATCAACGTGCCGATCGTCTGGATGTCGGTGCGGTGGTGGCGGACGCTGCACCAGATCCAGAGCAATCCGCGCGGCCTGTCCCCGGAGTACCTCCGTGGGCTGCTGCTCAACGTGGCGGCGTTCACGCTGCTCGTGATCTGGTTCATCTGGCGCCGGTACGAGGCGGCGCGCTACGAGCGCGCGGCGGAACATGCGGCGCAGGCGGCGGCGCTGGGAGGCAACAATGGTTAA
- a CDS encoding DUF3341 domain-containing protein gives MRGVLGHFKELDSAVDAITELKTARLGDVTVFTPTPRHEFEVAVKPPTSPVRLYLLIGGLAGCVFGYWIAIWASAYWPLVVGGKAFASWIPYTIFGFEVFVLVGALSTVAGLFIHAGVPRLTMMVGYDPRFSSGDFGVWVECTPDRLASAEALLRKHGAVEVRGER, from the coding sequence ATGCGCGGCGTCCTCGGTCACTTCAAGGAGTTGGACAGCGCGGTGGACGCCATCACCGAGCTGAAGACGGCGCGCCTTGGCGACGTGACGGTGTTCACGCCGACGCCGCGCCACGAGTTCGAGGTGGCGGTGAAGCCGCCGACAAGTCCGGTGCGGCTCTACCTGCTGATCGGCGGCCTCGCCGGCTGCGTGTTCGGCTACTGGATTGCCATCTGGGCGTCCGCCTACTGGCCGCTGGTGGTGGGCGGCAAGGCGTTCGCGTCGTGGATCCCGTACACGATCTTCGGCTTCGAGGTCTTCGTGCTCGTGGGCGCCCTGTCGACGGTCGCCGGCCTGTTCATCCACGCCGGCGTCCCGCGGCTGACCATGATGGTCGGCTACGATCCCCGCTTCAGCAGCGGCGACTTTGGCGTCTGGGTGGAATGCACGCCCGATCGCCTCGCGTCGGCCGAAGCGCTGCTGCGCAAGCACGGGGCGGTGGAGGTGCGCGGTGAACGCTAA
- the ccmA gene encoding heme ABC exporter ATP-binding protein CcmA, whose protein sequence is MTSAATLRAPDLALDARGIARRFGARWVLRGVNLQVQAGEMVGLLGHNGCGKSTFMRIVATLLKPSAGDCFVYGSNVKTEGDDVRHHVGFFSHVPGLYDDLTARENLAFAATMLGFPSADIDAALERVGLTHVTHERVRGFSAGMQRRLSLARLILQRPRLLLLDEPYNNLDVAGIALMNSFIRELNAAGGAAVVVLHDLVPAKGVLDRTVIIREGKVHAPTLGDMAHDGASPQAITLPAGAAGIS, encoded by the coding sequence GTGACCAGCGCCGCCACCCTTCGCGCCCCTGATCTCGCGCTCGACGCGCGCGGCATCGCGCGCCGCTTCGGTGCCCGCTGGGTGTTGCGCGGCGTCAATCTCCAGGTGCAGGCGGGCGAGATGGTCGGCCTGCTCGGCCACAATGGCTGCGGCAAGAGCACGTTCATGCGCATCGTCGCCACGCTGCTCAAGCCATCGGCCGGCGACTGTTTCGTCTACGGGTCGAACGTGAAGACCGAAGGCGACGACGTCCGCCATCACGTGGGCTTCTTCTCCCACGTGCCGGGGCTCTACGATGACCTCACGGCCCGCGAGAACCTCGCCTTCGCCGCCACGATGCTGGGCTTCCCGTCCGCCGATATCGATGCCGCGCTCGAGCGGGTGGGGCTGACCCACGTCACGCATGAACGCGTGCGCGGCTTCTCCGCCGGGATGCAGCGCCGCCTCTCGCTGGCGCGCCTCATCCTGCAGCGCCCGCGCCTGCTCCTCCTCGACGAGCCATACAACAACCTCGACGTGGCGGGCATCGCGCTGATGAACAGCTTCATTCGCGAACTCAACGCTGCGGGGGGCGCGGCGGTGGTCGTGCTGCACGACCTGGTGCCGGCCAAGGGCGTGCTCGACCGCACGGTCATCATTCGCGAGGGCAAGGTGCACGCGCCCACGCTCGGCGACATGGCGCACGACGGCGCGTCGCCGCAGGCCATCACGCTCCCGGCCGGCGCGGCGGGGATCTCGTAA
- a CDS encoding cytochrome c3 family protein, which produces MTGRRKWLAILGVVAIAVASTLMSAYAGNYQTAAVAAGTTETATQKANREALGKAKPGPWGYSGASGYTNYLGQGTGRSPVQPVIFPHPVHVNTLKMNCVFCHFSANKSPDPGLPAGSTCMGCHAITAIDRPEVKKVAEAYNKQLPIPWVRVHKVPEYVRFTHVRHINVGITCQTCHGQVQNMARVFQYSSLNMGWCVSCHVNGYSRAEGLRAAGYEPDSAALADERKGVRKVASYDCANCHY; this is translated from the coding sequence ATGACGGGACGCAGGAAGTGGCTGGCGATTCTCGGCGTCGTGGCGATTGCGGTCGCTTCGACGCTGATGTCTGCCTATGCTGGCAATTACCAGACCGCCGCCGTGGCCGCAGGCACCACGGAGACCGCGACGCAGAAGGCGAACCGCGAGGCGCTCGGCAAGGCGAAGCCCGGGCCCTGGGGGTACAGCGGCGCGTCGGGCTACACCAACTATCTGGGACAGGGCACGGGCCGTTCGCCCGTCCAGCCCGTCATCTTCCCGCACCCGGTGCACGTGAACACGCTCAAGATGAACTGCGTGTTCTGTCACTTCTCCGCGAACAAGTCGCCGGACCCGGGCCTTCCCGCCGGCTCCACCTGCATGGGTTGCCACGCCATCACCGCGATCGACCGCCCCGAAGTGAAGAAGGTCGCGGAGGCGTACAACAAGCAGCTGCCGATTCCGTGGGTGCGCGTGCACAAGGTGCCGGAGTACGTGCGGTTCACGCATGTGCGCCACATCAACGTGGGCATCACGTGCCAGACGTGCCACGGCCAGGTGCAGAACATGGCGCGGGTCTTCCAGTACTCCTCGCTCAACATGGGCTGGTGCGTGTCCTGCCATGTGAACGGCTATTCGCGCGCCGAAGGGCTGCGGGCGGCCGGATACGAACCCGACTCCGCCGCGCTCGCCGACGAACGCAAGGGCGTGCGCAAGGTCGCGTCCTACGATTGCGCCAACTGCCACTACTAG
- the nrfD gene encoding NrfD/PsrC family molybdoenzyme membrane anchor subunit: protein MATIAYEPRRPNIASANVQLPAIRDYEQVDHEITATLRPSKAWFLMLLISMGCLALGAASWAYQIHQGLGVAGYNPPVMWGVYIITFVFWVGIGHAGTLISAILYLFRAGFRTTIYRCAEAMTVFAVMTAGLFPIIHVGRPWKAFWLIPYPNWRLLWPQFKSPLVWDVFAISTYLTISTTFLFVGLIPDIAVLRDRETNPTRKRILALLSFGWRNTEREWRHFARAYLFLAAVSTPLVLSVHSVVSFDFAMALTPGWHTTIFPPYFVAGAIFSGIGMVFTIIIPIRKYFRLQHYVTLNHLDAAAKLCLTTSLVVGCAYLIEFFIAWYGGVPAEQAFFWNRVFGQWWWAAWIMLTCNMILPLSLFSQKLRRNPTWLWILSIFINIGMWFERFVIVVPSLSHEFEPWQWTTYAPTWVDYSILIGSFGWFFMWFLLFVRQFPVIAISETKEIVPPRVRHVHVHTPADAEDFEPQTGRAH, encoded by the coding sequence ATGGCAACCATCGCCTACGAACCAAGGCGGCCGAACATCGCCTCGGCGAACGTGCAGCTCCCGGCGATCCGGGACTACGAGCAGGTCGACCACGAGATCACGGCCACGCTGCGGCCCAGCAAGGCCTGGTTCCTGATGCTGCTGATCTCCATGGGCTGCCTGGCCCTTGGCGCCGCCAGCTGGGCGTACCAGATCCACCAGGGCCTCGGCGTCGCGGGATACAATCCGCCGGTGATGTGGGGCGTCTACATCATCACCTTCGTGTTCTGGGTCGGCATCGGCCACGCCGGGACGCTCATTTCGGCCATTCTGTATCTCTTCCGCGCCGGCTTCCGCACCACGATCTACCGGTGCGCCGAGGCGATGACGGTCTTCGCCGTGATGACGGCCGGCCTCTTCCCGATCATTCACGTCGGGCGGCCGTGGAAGGCCTTCTGGCTGATTCCGTATCCCAACTGGCGCCTCCTCTGGCCGCAGTTCAAGTCGCCGCTGGTGTGGGACGTCTTCGCGATCTCGACGTACCTGACCATCTCGACGACCTTCCTCTTCGTCGGCCTGATTCCCGACATCGCCGTGCTGCGCGACCGCGAGACGAACCCGACGCGCAAGCGGATTCTCGCCTTGCTCTCGTTCGGCTGGCGCAACACCGAGCGGGAGTGGCGGCACTTCGCCCGCGCCTACCTGTTCCTGGCGGCGGTCAGCACGCCGCTGGTGCTCTCGGTGCACTCGGTGGTGTCGTTCGACTTCGCCATGGCGCTGACGCCCGGCTGGCACACGACCATCTTCCCGCCCTACTTCGTGGCCGGCGCCATCTTCTCGGGCATCGGGATGGTCTTCACGATCATCATCCCGATCCGGAAGTACTTCCGGCTGCAGCATTACGTGACGCTCAACCACCTCGATGCGGCGGCGAAGCTCTGCCTCACCACGTCGCTCGTGGTCGGGTGCGCGTACCTGATCGAGTTCTTCATCGCCTGGTACGGCGGCGTGCCGGCCGAGCAGGCCTTCTTCTGGAACCGCGTCTTCGGCCAGTGGTGGTGGGCCGCGTGGATCATGCTCACCTGCAACATGATCCTGCCGCTCTCGCTCTTCTCGCAGAAGCTCCGCCGCAACCCGACCTGGCTCTGGATCCTGTCGATCTTCATCAACATCGGCATGTGGTTCGAGCGCTTCGTGATCGTCGTCCCGTCGCTGTCGCACGAGTTCGAGCCGTGGCAGTGGACGACGTACGCGCCGACCTGGGTGGACTACTCCATCCTGATCGGGTCGTTCGGCTGGTTCTTCATGTGGTTCCTGCTCTTTGTCCGCCAGTTCCCGGTGATCGCCATCTCCGAGACCAAGGAGATCGTGCCGCCGCGCGTCCGGCATGTTCACGTGCACACGCCGGCGGACGCCGAAGACTTCGAACCCCAAACGGGACGGGCCCACTAA